A window of Mucilaginibacter robiniae genomic DNA:
AAGCGTATATCGGCTGTTTTGTTGTCGAATAAATTGATGATGGTTGACGTAGGCTTGTAGGAATTACGGTTAGTACTGCTCGTATTTAAATTAAATGATGGGCTACCATCGCCGGAGTTATAAGCCACCGACCAGATTACTTCAGTAGTGGTGTAAGAGTCTTTCCAAACATTTGGAAAGTTATCAGCGGTAGCCAGCGGAATAGCGGTTATCACCTGGGTGGCATAGCTTTCAGCCAGTGTATAATTTTTAGTGTACAGATAAACACGGGCCAGCATAGCGCGTACTACTGTAACATCAATTAAGGTACGGGCAGAAGATGAAGTATTAATGGTAGCATCCACATTCTGCAACAGCGTCTCGGCTGCGGTTAAATTAGCTAGAATCTGATCATAATCTTCTTTCACAGTTGGGCGTGATGGTTTGTAAGTTTGGTCAACCACTGTAACGTAGGGTACGCCTAAACCTGTAGAGTTCCGGTCGAAATCAGCACCCCAGTAGCGCAGCAAATCAAAATGCGCAAAGGCGCGTATAGCGAGAGCTTGGCCCTTAATACGGTTAACCGCTTTAGGCTGTGTGGTATTAAATTGGTCAATGTTGCGCAGTACAATGTTGGCTTGGTTAACTACCCGGTAAGCGGCTGTCCAGATGGTTAAAATATCATTCTCCAGTGTGTTGAAAGTATAATTAGTTAAGTTGGCACTGTTGGTCAAGTCTTCGGTAGTTTGCAGTAAATCTTCTCCCATCATATCGGGCAGGGTTGACCACGCGCCGGTAGTATTAGCACTGTTGCCATAATAACCCGTTTGCCGGAACAAGGAATAAGCGCCGGTAAGGGCATATTCATAGTCGGTTATGGAAGTAAAAATCTGCGAACCATCTTTAGTATAGGTAGGCGTCACATCAAGCACTTTTTTGCACGATGAGGATGCGACAACCAGCATTGAACATAAGCTAACGCCTAATATGTATTTGTTGAATTTCATGTTTTTGTCGTATTTTAAATTATAAGCCAACACTTAAACCCGCAGTTATGGTGCGTAAAGCCGGATACTGCGAACCCGTTAATGTGCCTGCCGAACCATTGGCTGTAGATGAGGTTACCTCAGGGTCAAAGCCTCTGAATTTGCTCCAGGTAGCTAAGTTTTGGCCTTGTACAAAAAAGCGAAGCGAGCTGATTTTAATGGCTGATATTAGCTTTTTAGGCAAATCATACGATAGGGTTACATTGCGTAATCTTAAAAAGCTGCCGTCTTCCACAAAGCGGGTGGTTCCGGATACCAGGGTTTGGGTGGCCCTTGGTATGTCAGTAATTTGGCCGGGTGTGCGCCATTCTCTTGATAAATCAGCACTGATGTTATCAAATGATAAATCAGGATTTTCAACGTTTGCCCGGTCGTTATTATAAATTTTATTGCCTTTAACAAAGCTGAACAGGGTATTAAGTTCCAGCCCCTTGTAGCTGACTACCGTACCAAAGCCACCGAAGTACGGAATTTCGGTTGAGCCTACCAAAACGCGGTCGTTCGCGTTGTAAGTTTCAGTAGGGTTGCCGTTTTTATCCAGGTAGATGGAGTTGCCATTAGCCGGATCAACGCCAGCATACCTTACCAGGTACAAGCTATTAAATGATGTACCCGGACGAATTATACTGATATCATCAGTAATTTCATTCTGCCCTGCATATAATTTGGTTACACGGTTTTTATTGTAAGTGAAGTTACCGTACAGGTTCCAGCGAATGCGCCGAGTTTTCAGCACATCAACGTTTAACGATGCTTCTATACCGCTGTTGCGCATGGCGCCCAGGTTGCTGGTAATGCTGGTATAGCCGGTAGTTCTGGACAGTTGCTGGTTAAGCAATAGTTTGTCGGTTAAAGCATTGTAGTATTCCAGCGTTCCGCCAATTCTGCCTTTAAAAGCGGTAAATTCAATGCCGGTGTTAAAGGTTTTTCTTTGTTCCCAGGTTAGGTTAGGGCTGGCCAGCTGGGTTTGTGATAAACCGCTTACGCCATTATATACGGTTCTGGA
This region includes:
- a CDS encoding RagB/SusD family nutrient uptake outer membrane protein; translation: MKFNKYILGVSLCSMLVVASSSCKKVLDVTPTYTKDGSQIFTSITDYEYALTGAYSLFRQTGYYGNSANTTGAWSTLPDMMGEDLLQTTEDLTNSANLTNYTFNTLENDILTIWTAAYRVVNQANIVLRNIDQFNTTQPKAVNRIKGQALAIRAFAHFDLLRYWGADFDRNSTGLGVPYVTVVDQTYKPSRPTVKEDYDQILANLTAAETLLQNVDATINTSSSARTLIDVTVVRAMLARVYLYTKNYTLAESYATQVITAIPLATADNFPNVWKDSYTTTEVIWSVAYNSGDGSPSFNLNTSSTNRNSYKPTSTIINLFDNKTADIRFSSYIASRTTGTGTAIITDPASTITRKIVNKYVGKGSNVDNVVNWKVLRTGEMYLIRAEARAMQTGKESLALADLNTLRAARITGYSNTTLTGQALIDAIFTERRKELFAEGHRWFDLKRTTRTIQRTDLSGGAQSVKDATSLPSSSKVWVFPIPQSELDANANIRNQQSTGW